Proteins encoded within one genomic window of Candidatus Omnitrophota bacterium:
- a CDS encoding endonuclease III domain-containing protein, whose protein sequence is MYDLLFERFGPRHWWPGKTRLEIIVGAILTQNTAWSNVEKAILNLKKERALNARRLSGMSEKSLAGLIRPAGYFNVKARRIKNFLNFLNASYSGSIGRMFKVDAERLREELLKINGIGPETADSILLYAGHKPVFVVDAYTKRVFSRHGFINDGATYEETQRVFMKNLPVKEKLFNEFHALIVELGKNICRLGKPLCSKCPIRRIKNG, encoded by the coding sequence ATATACGATCTGTTATTTGAAAGATTCGGGCCAAGGCATTGGTGGCCGGGCAAGACAAGGCTGGAAATAATAGTGGGCGCCATATTGACGCAGAACACAGCCTGGTCCAATGTTGAAAAGGCCATCCTTAACCTGAAGAAAGAAAGGGCCCTGAATGCGCGCCGGCTTTCAGGTATGTCTGAAAAAAGTCTCGCAGGGCTCATAAGGCCCGCAGGATATTTTAACGTAAAGGCCCGCAGGATAAAAAACTTTTTGAATTTCCTGAACGCGTCTTACAGCGGCAGCATTGGCAGGATGTTCAAGGTAGACGCGGAGAGGCTCAGGGAGGAATTATTAAAAATAAACGGCATAGGCCCTGAGACAGCTGACAGCATACTGCTGTACGCCGGCCATAAGCCCGTGTTTGTGGTCGACGCCTATACAAAAAGGGTTTTTTCGAGGCACGGTTTTATAAATGACGGCGCTACATATGAGGAAACCCAGCGCGTGTTCATGAAAAACCTGCCGGTGAAAGAAAAACTATTTAATGAGTTTCACGCGCTGATAGTCGAGCTGGGCAAAAATATATGCAGGCTTGGAAAACCACTGTGCAGCAAATGTCCGATACGGAGGATCAAAAATGGCTGA
- a CDS encoding DUF4416 family protein yields MGKPSRPKQVKLIIGLLAKNKKLLNKIEEFFIKEFGSIDHRSRDISFDYTDYYKKEMGCHIKRRFISFKKLISPGYIADVKIITNSLERKFSNSKKGVVKRAINIDPGYISDSKLVLATTKDYFHRIYLKKGIYAEVTLAWQKGGFRPFEWTYPDYRTPEYAAILNNIRHSYMDERG; encoded by the coding sequence ATGGGAAAACCGAGCAGGCCTAAACAGGTAAAATTAATAATCGGATTGCTGGCAAAAAATAAAAAACTCCTCAATAAAATCGAGGAGTTTTTTATTAAGGAATTCGGAAGCATAGATCACAGAAGCCGGGACATATCGTTTGATTATACAGACTACTACAAAAAAGAGATGGGATGTCATATTAAAAGAAGATTTATATCTTTCAAAAAACTCATATCTCCGGGGTATATCGCGGATGTCAAGATAATAACCAACTCTCTTGAAAGGAAATTCTCAAATAGCAAAAAGGGCGTGGTAAAACGCGCCATTAACATCGATCCAGGCTATATATCTGACTCAAAGCTGGTGCTTGCCACGACAAAAGACTATTTTCACAGGATATACCTGAAAAAAGGGATCTACGCAGAGGTGACCCTCGCGTGGCAAAAAGGCGGGTTCAGGCCTTTTGAATGGACATACCCTGATTACAGGACACCTGAATACGCGGCTATACTGAATAACATAAGACACTCCTATATGGATGAAAGGGGTTAG
- a CDS encoding PilZ domain-containing protein — translation MIKERRKHLRARKQLPLKIADKSFDVITETVDISPSGIYCRITRLLPVMSKIEVIMLVPVKGNGRQTKKIRAMGVVVRTEPVILKDTDKAHYNVAIFFTEIPKKDRQVIEAYVLSGSTDQPELQIIKN, via the coding sequence ATGATAAAGGAACGCCGCAAACACCTGCGGGCAAGAAAACAACTCCCCCTGAAGATAGCGGACAAGTCTTTTGATGTCATCACTGAGACAGTGGACATCAGTCCGTCAGGTATATACTGCAGGATCACGAGGCTCTTGCCTGTGATGTCAAAGATAGAGGTAATAATGCTGGTCCCTGTAAAAGGCAATGGCAGGCAGACAAAAAAAATAAGGGCTATGGGAGTGGTTGTAAGGACAGAACCCGTGATATTGAAAGATACTGACAAGGCGCATTATAACGTCGCCATATTTTTTACCGAGATACCCAAGAAAGACAGGCAAGTCATTGAGGCCTATGTTTTATCGGGAAGCACGGATCAGCCAGAATTACAAATAATAAAAAACTAA